Proteins encoded in a region of the Mucispirillum schaedleri ASF457 genome:
- a CDS encoding DUF4357 domain-containing protein translates to MNDKKGIIYVMSTVVDGLIKIGQTETKQFKERMRYLESNGYRNVTGLKREFAIEVDEYDKKEIMLKTIFDKNRIGNTELFALDRNIAIQLLSSFDGEVIFPRNEEKEEIFDNATENRESRLIPDGEYYFKKQKSSDGGKTVQATAVIKNGFWTLSKGSILGINEDKGVSQKAKAARESMKFDEKGILLEDTKLGECTPSFAGVVIMNQSINGWSDWYDKDGKKLDTYRQVEKNEED, encoded by the coding sequence ATGTCCACTGTGGTTGATGGATTGATTAAAATAGGTCAAACCGAAACAAAACAATTTAAAGAGAGAATGCGTTATTTAGAATCCAACGGATACCGTAATGTTACTGGTTTAAAGAGAGAATTTGCCATAGAAGTTGATGAATATGATAAAAAAGAAATCATGTTAAAGACGATTTTTGATAAAAATAGAATAGGCAATACTGAATTATTTGCACTTGATAGGAACATTGCAATACAGTTACTGTCATCATTTGATGGTGAAGTAATATTTCCAAGAAATGAAGAAAAAGAAGAAATATTTGACAATGCAACTGAAAATAGAGAAAGCAGGCTTATTCCAGATGGAGAATACTACTTTAAAAAACAAAAATCATCTGATGGTGGAAAAACAGTTCAGGCAACAGCTGTTATAAAAAATGGTTTTTGGACACTGTCAAAGGGCAGTATATTAGGAATTAATGAAGATAAGGGTGTTTCACAAAAAGCAAAAGCAGCAAGAGAGAGTATGAAGTTTGATGAAAAAGGAATATTATTAGAAGATACAAAATTAGGAGAATGCACTCCAAGTTTTGCAGGTGTAGTGATTATGAACCAATCAATTAATGGCTGGTCTGACTGGTATGATAAAGATGGTAAAAAGCTGGATACATACAGGCAGGTAGAAAAAAATGAAGAAGATTAA